One genomic segment of Coffea arabica cultivar ET-39 chromosome 6e, Coffea Arabica ET-39 HiFi, whole genome shotgun sequence includes these proteins:
- the LOC113695542 gene encoding senescence-specific cysteine protease SAG39 isoform X2 has product MVEHGRVYKDEAEKAKRFKIFKETVEYIEAFNKAGNKSYVLGINRFSDLTNEEFLSASTGYNYKPRKDVSQGTSFRYADVSDAPPSMNWRQKGAVTGVKDQAACGCCWAFSTVAAVEGIHKLKAGELISLSEQQLVDCDTSSNHGCSGGRMDSAFNFIASNGIATESEYPYQGADGTCNNDQGAVQITGYEDVPQNNEDALLQAVSKQPVSVGIEGSGMDFKNYKSGVFSGDCGNNLDHAVTLVGYGTSEDGTKYWLAKNSWGTSWGEDGYMRLQRDTGAPEGLCGIASQASYPTA; this is encoded by the exons ATGGTTGAACACGGACGGGTTTACAAGGATGAGGCAGAGAAGGCAAAGCgattcaagattttcaaggaaACTGTGGAGTACATTGAGGCCTTCAACAAGGCTGGGAACAAGTCTTACGTGCTGGGCATTAACCGATTTTCTGACCTGACAAACGAAGAGTTCCTATCAGCCAGCACTGGGTACAACTACAAACCAAGGAAAGACGTATCTCAAGGAACTTCATTCAGGTATGCAGATGTCAGTGACGCTCCGCCTTCCATGAACTGGAGACAGAAAGGTGCTGTCACTGGAGTCAAGGACCAGGCAGCTTGTG GATGTTGTTGGGCTTTTTCAACTGTTGCAGCCGTAGAAGGAATTCATAAACTCAAAGCCGGTGAGCTAATCTCGCTGTCTGAGCAACAGCTTGTTGACTGTGATACTAGTAGTAATCATGGCTGCAGTGGAGGTCGCATGGATAGTGCATTTAATTTCATTGCTAGCAATGGCATCGCCACTGAATCCGAGTACCCATATCAAGGAGCTGATGGCACTTGCAATAACGACCAAGGAGCTGTCCAGATCACAGGTTATGAAGATGTCCCTCAGAATAACGAGGATGCTCTTCTGCAGGCCGTGTCTAAACAACCCGTATCAGTTGGCATTGAAGGCAGCGGCATGGACTTCAAAAACTATAAAAGCGGCGTTTTCTCCGGCGATTGTGGGAATAACTTGGACCATGCCGTGACACTAGTTGGATACGGTACAAGTGAGGATGGAACCAAGTATTGGTTGGCTAAGAATTCCTGGGGAACTAGCTGGGGTGAGGATGGGTACATGCGCCTTCAGAGAGACACTGGTGCTCCAGAAGGCCTTTGTGGCATCGCCAGCCAGGCTTCTTATCCCACTGCTTAG
- the LOC113695542 gene encoding senescence-specific cysteine protease SAG39 isoform X1 — MAWTFNSMLITAAFLLLAMLASQATARSLHEASLTEKHEQWMVEHGRVYKDEAEKAKRFKIFKETVEYIEAFNKAGNKSYVLGINRFSDLTNEEFLSASTGYNYKPRKDVSQGTSFRYADVSDAPPSMNWRQKGAVTGVKDQAACGCCWAFSTVAAVEGIHKLKAGELISLSEQQLVDCDTSSNHGCSGGRMDSAFNFIASNGIATESEYPYQGADGTCNNDQGAVQITGYEDVPQNNEDALLQAVSKQPVSVGIEGSGMDFKNYKSGVFSGDCGNNLDHAVTLVGYGTSEDGTKYWLAKNSWGTSWGEDGYMRLQRDTGAPEGLCGIASQASYPTA, encoded by the exons ATGGCTTGGACATTCAATTCTATGCTGATTACTGCCGCATTCTTACTGCTGGCGATGTTGGCTTCTCAGGCTACGGCCCGGAGCTTGCATGAAGCCTCATTGACTGAAAAGCACGAGCAGTGGATGGTTGAACACGGACGGGTTTACAAGGATGAGGCAGAGAAGGCAAAGCgattcaagattttcaaggaaACTGTGGAGTACATTGAGGCCTTCAACAAGGCTGGGAACAAGTCTTACGTGCTGGGCATTAACCGATTTTCTGACCTGACAAACGAAGAGTTCCTATCAGCCAGCACTGGGTACAACTACAAACCAAGGAAAGACGTATCTCAAGGAACTTCATTCAGGTATGCAGATGTCAGTGACGCTCCGCCTTCCATGAACTGGAGACAGAAAGGTGCTGTCACTGGAGTCAAGGACCAGGCAGCTTGTG GATGTTGTTGGGCTTTTTCAACTGTTGCAGCCGTAGAAGGAATTCATAAACTCAAAGCCGGTGAGCTAATCTCGCTGTCTGAGCAACAGCTTGTTGACTGTGATACTAGTAGTAATCATGGCTGCAGTGGAGGTCGCATGGATAGTGCATTTAATTTCATTGCTAGCAATGGCATCGCCACTGAATCCGAGTACCCATATCAAGGAGCTGATGGCACTTGCAATAACGACCAAGGAGCTGTCCAGATCACAGGTTATGAAGATGTCCCTCAGAATAACGAGGATGCTCTTCTGCAGGCCGTGTCTAAACAACCCGTATCAGTTGGCATTGAAGGCAGCGGCATGGACTTCAAAAACTATAAAAGCGGCGTTTTCTCCGGCGATTGTGGGAATAACTTGGACCATGCCGTGACACTAGTTGGATACGGTACAAGTGAGGATGGAACCAAGTATTGGTTGGCTAAGAATTCCTGGGGAACTAGCTGGGGTGAGGATGGGTACATGCGCCTTCAGAGAGACACTGGTGCTCCAGAAGGCCTTTGTGGCATCGCCAGCCAGGCTTCTTATCCCACTGCTTAG